From Pandoraea vervacti, the proteins below share one genomic window:
- the aqpZ gene encoding aquaporin Z, whose protein sequence is MCRRLLAEGFGTFWLVFGGCGSAVLAAAFPGLGIGFVGVALAFGLAVLTMAYAVGHISGGHFNPAVTIGQYAGGLFPAKDVAPYLAAQVAGGIAAGAVLYAVASGVADFSATTSGFASNGYGAHSPGGYSLLAGITIEFVLTAMFVVIINSVASRPALSGFAPIAIGLALTLIHLVSIPVTNTSVNPARSTGVALFQGGWAIEQLWMFWLAPIVGGAVGGIVSRALRAPA, encoded by the coding sequence ATGTGCAGACGATTGTTGGCTGAGGGATTCGGCACGTTCTGGCTCGTCTTCGGCGGTTGCGGCAGCGCAGTGCTCGCCGCGGCGTTTCCCGGACTGGGCATCGGCTTTGTCGGTGTGGCGCTCGCCTTTGGCCTTGCCGTACTCACGATGGCCTACGCGGTCGGACACATTTCCGGCGGCCATTTCAACCCCGCGGTGACCATCGGGCAATACGCGGGCGGCTTGTTCCCCGCGAAAGATGTCGCCCCCTATCTCGCGGCGCAGGTCGCAGGCGGTATTGCGGCCGGCGCCGTGTTGTATGCCGTCGCCAGCGGTGTGGCGGATTTCTCGGCAACGACTTCGGGGTTCGCATCGAACGGTTACGGCGCGCACTCGCCCGGCGGCTATTCCTTGCTTGCCGGTATCACGATCGAGTTCGTCCTGACGGCGATGTTTGTGGTCATTATCAATAGCGTAGCGTCGCGCCCGGCACTGAGCGGGTTTGCGCCCATCGCCATCGGACTGGCGCTCACGCTCATTCACCTCGTTTCGATTCCGGTGACCAACACCTCGGTCAATCCGGCTCGCAGCACCGGCGTGGCGCTGTTCCAGGGCGGATGGGCCATCGAGCAGTTGTGGATGTTCTGGCTGGCGCCCATCGTCGGCGGCGCGGTGGGGGGCATCGTGTCTCGCGCGCTGCGCGCGCCGGCCTGA